CGGTGAGCGCCGCCGCGCGCGCGCTGGCGCCCGTGCGCAGCAGCCACGCCAGCAGCGCGAGCGAGACGATCTGCAAGCACCACAGGGGCGCGCCGCTGCCCGGCAGCGCAATCGACGCCGCCTGGGCCAGCCCGGCCAGCAGCGCGGCGAGTGCTCGCGCAGCCGCGCTCAGTTGGGCGCTCCCGCCGGCGGCTCGCCTTCGGGCAGGCGCATGACCTTGAACCAGCGCACCGCCCCGCCCTTGTTGTGCAGCACGGTGAAGTGCAGGCAGCCCAGCGAGAGCGATTCGCCACGGCGCGGGGTGTGGCCCATGGCGTGGGCGATCAGGCCGCCTATGGTGTCAAAGTGCTCGGCCTCTTGCGCGCTGCCCAGGTCGCAGTCGAACTCGTCGGCCACGCGCTCGATCGGCGTGTCGCCGCTCACGCGCCAGGTGTCGTCGGCCAGCGCGAAGATGTCGCCCTCGGGCTCGTCCTCGGCATCGAACTCGTCCTCGATCTCGCCGACGATCTGCTCGATCACGTCCTCGAAGGTGACCAGGCCGGCGGTGCGCCCGAACTCGTCGACCACGATGGCCATGTGGTTGCGCGTGGCGCGAAATTCGCGCAGCAGCGCCTGCAAGTCCTTGTTCTCGGGCACGAAGAGCGCGGGCCGCACGAGGGTGCGCAGACTCAGCTCGGGCGCGCGCTGCAGCTTGAGCAAGTCTTTGGCCAGCAGGATGCCGATGATGTTCTCGCGCCCGCCCTGCACCACCGGAAAGCGCGAATGCGCGGTGCGTATCACTTCGTTGACCAGCTCCTGCGGCTCGGTGTCGATGTCCAGCACGTCCATGCGCGGGGCGGCCACCAGCACGTCGGCCGCAGTCATGTCGGCCATTTGCAGCACGCGCTCGAGCATCACGCGCGAGTCGGTGTGGATGACGGCGTTGTCCTCGGCCTCTGCCAGGGTGGCGATCAGCTCGTCGGTGGTTTCGGGGCGCGGATGCAGGAACTCCGCCAGGCGCTGCAAGAGCGTGCGCTTGTCTTCTCTTTCAGGGGCGCGCGCAGGGTTGGGGTCGGACACGTGGGGCGTGCGAAAGTGGT
The DNA window shown above is from Comamonas sp. NLF-1-9 and carries:
- a CDS encoding HlyC/CorC family transporter — its product is MSDPNPARAPEREDKRTLLQRLAEFLHPRPETTDELIATLAEAEDNAVIHTDSRVMLERVLQMADMTAADVLVAAPRMDVLDIDTEPQELVNEVIRTAHSRFPVVQGGRENIIGILLAKDLLKLQRAPELSLRTLVRPALFVPENKDLQALLREFRATRNHMAIVVDEFGRTAGLVTFEDVIEQIVGEIEDEFDAEDEPEGDIFALADDTWRVSGDTPIERVADEFDCDLGSAQEAEHFDTIGGLIAHAMGHTPRRGESLSLGCLHFTVLHNKGGAVRWFKVMRLPEGEPPAGAPN